One stretch of Novosphingobium pentaromativorans US6-1 DNA includes these proteins:
- a CDS encoding copper-transporting P-type ATPase — MNDHIEHETKNGSGDVVFTCPMHPEVRQTGPGDCPKCGMHLVPEDAVEESGKHACHGHGHSATIAPAEKGGRYDEVPRDYSGPVYTCPMHPEVRQVKQGSCPICGMGLELESATMQEEGPNPELIDFTRRFWVGAILTVPLLVLAMAPYVGLSSIRAFFGDRTAMWLELALATPVILWSGWPFFERGWNSFRTWNLNMFSLISMGVAAAYLFSVVALVAPGIFPDGFRDEEGHVGVYFEAAAVIVTLVLLGQVMELRAREGTGKAIKALLDMAAKTARRIRDDGSEEEVPLEDVEVGDRLRVRPGDKVPVDGIVLDGRSSVDESMISGEPVPVEKVSGDPVTGATINGTGSLVIEARRVGSDTMLAQIVEMVANAQRSRAPIQKYADRVAGLFVPAVMGVAVLSFIAWAVWGPVPALSYALVSAVAVLIIACPCALGLATPMSIMTATGRGAQAGVLIKNAEALERFEKIDTLIVDKTGTLTEGKPRLVAVLPEAGHEEVQVLRLAASLERGSEHPLAEAIVRGAEERGVQMAEASEFEAVTGKGVRGMVDGRPVALGNLALISDMGLEASAFTDKANARRDEGETVMFVVLDGAVAGLVSVADMVKETTPAAIEALHRLGFRIIMATGDNERTARAVAGRIGIDDIRADVLPQDKVRIIEELQAQGHKVAMAGDGVNDAPALAQADVGIAMGTGADVAIESAGFTLVKGDLDGIVRARRLSRATMRNIRQNLFFALIYNGAGVPVAAGILYPFFGILIGPIFAAFAMSASSISVVLNALRLRNLRF, encoded by the coding sequence ATGAACGATCACATTGAGCACGAAACGAAAAACGGCTCCGGCGATGTGGTCTTTACTTGCCCGATGCATCCCGAAGTACGGCAGACCGGCCCCGGCGACTGCCCCAAGTGCGGCATGCATCTGGTACCCGAAGATGCTGTGGAAGAGAGCGGCAAACATGCCTGTCACGGGCACGGTCATAGCGCAACGATTGCGCCTGCCGAGAAAGGTGGGCGCTACGACGAAGTTCCCCGGGACTATTCCGGCCCTGTCTATACCTGCCCGATGCATCCCGAGGTCCGGCAAGTGAAACAGGGATCCTGTCCGATCTGCGGCATGGGTCTTGAGCTCGAATCTGCCACGATGCAGGAAGAGGGGCCCAATCCCGAGCTCATTGATTTCACCAGACGGTTCTGGGTCGGTGCAATTCTGACTGTCCCTCTGCTCGTGCTCGCAATGGCACCGTATGTCGGCCTTTCGAGTATCCGCGCCTTTTTCGGCGATCGCACAGCCATGTGGCTGGAACTCGCGCTCGCCACTCCGGTCATCCTGTGGTCGGGCTGGCCCTTCTTCGAGCGTGGCTGGAACAGTTTCCGGACCTGGAACCTCAACATGTTCAGTCTGATATCGATGGGCGTTGCCGCCGCCTATTTGTTCAGCGTGGTCGCGCTTGTCGCGCCAGGGATCTTCCCGGATGGCTTTAGGGACGAGGAAGGTCACGTCGGGGTCTATTTCGAGGCAGCGGCGGTCATCGTCACGCTGGTTCTGCTTGGCCAGGTGATGGAGCTTCGCGCCCGCGAGGGAACGGGCAAGGCCATCAAGGCGCTCCTCGACATGGCGGCAAAGACCGCTCGAAGGATCCGCGACGATGGAAGCGAGGAAGAGGTGCCGCTTGAGGACGTCGAGGTCGGCGATCGTCTGCGCGTGCGCCCCGGCGACAAGGTCCCCGTCGACGGCATCGTCCTCGATGGCCGCAGCTCTGTCGACGAATCGATGATTTCGGGCGAGCCGGTCCCAGTCGAGAAGGTCTCCGGCGATCCTGTCACCGGCGCGACCATCAACGGAACGGGCAGTCTTGTCATCGAAGCGAGGCGCGTGGGGTCTGACACCATGCTCGCGCAGATCGTCGAGATGGTGGCCAATGCCCAGCGCAGCCGGGCACCGATCCAGAAATACGCCGATCGGGTCGCTGGGCTGTTCGTGCCCGCCGTTATGGGCGTCGCGGTTCTTTCTTTCATAGCCTGGGCCGTCTGGGGGCCTGTGCCTGCGCTTTCCTATGCCCTCGTCTCGGCTGTCGCGGTACTGATCATCGCCTGTCCCTGTGCGCTGGGCCTCGCCACGCCCATGTCGATCATGACCGCAACTGGCAGAGGGGCCCAAGCCGGCGTACTGATCAAAAATGCCGAGGCGCTGGAGCGGTTCGAAAAGATTGATACGCTGATCGTCGACAAGACGGGCACCCTCACCGAAGGCAAGCCCCGGCTCGTGGCCGTTTTGCCCGAAGCAGGCCACGAAGAGGTCCAGGTTCTGCGGCTTGCCGCATCGCTCGAGCGGGGATCGGAGCATCCCCTCGCCGAGGCGATCGTCAGGGGCGCGGAGGAGCGCGGAGTGCAAATGGCCGAGGCTTCGGAATTCGAGGCGGTAACCGGCAAGGGCGTCAGGGGCATGGTCGACGGCCGCCCTGTAGCTTTGGGCAACCTTGCGCTCATTTCAGATATGGGATTGGAGGCCTCGGCCTTTACCGACAAGGCCAATGCCCGCCGCGACGAAGGCGAAACGGTCATGTTTGTCGTGCTCGACGGCGCTGTCGCCGGACTCGTCAGTGTAGCGGACATGGTCAAGGAGACGACGCCGGCAGCCATCGAGGCGCTTCACCGTCTCGGTTTCCGGATCATTATGGCAACCGGCGACAACGAACGAACCGCGCGCGCGGTGGCCGGCCGGATCGGAATCGACGATATCCGCGCCGATGTGCTCCCACAGGACAAAGTCCGCATCATCGAGGAGTTGCAGGCCCAGGGACATAAGGTCGCGATGGCGGGTGACGGCGTGAATGATGCGCCGGCACTGGCGCAGGCTGATGTTGGCATCGCCATGGGGACAGGCGCGGACGTTGCGATCGAAAGCGCGGGCTTTACGCTGGTCAAGGGTGACCTCGACGGCATCGTCAGGGCCCGGCGGCTGTCGCGGGCAACGATGCGCAACATCAGACAGAACCTATTCTTTGCGCTGATCTACAATGGCGCGGGCGTGCCGGTCGCAGCGGGCATTCTCTACCCGTTCTTCGGCATCCTGATCGGTCCGATCTTCGCCGCCTTTGCGATGAGTGCTTCCTCCATCTCCGTCGTACTTAACGCACTGCGGCTGCGCAACTTGCGCTTCTAA
- a CDS encoding DUF2933 domain-containing protein, producing the protein MAVLFFLAVGGLLLAYEHRAHLFSGSSLLIFLLLLCSLMHLFLHGGHGHGEHGK; encoded by the coding sequence GTGGCCGTCCTGTTCTTCCTTGCGGTTGGCGGACTGCTCCTTGCCTACGAGCACCGCGCGCATCTCTTTTCAGGCAGTAGCCTGCTGATCTTTCTCTTGCTGCTTTGCTCGCTCATGCACCTGTTTTTGCATGGCGGGCATGGTCATGGAGAACACGGGAAATGA
- a CDS encoding APC family permease codes for MDHTDADTHQGGQAGYTPGSISLSGAVAMGTGVMIGAGIFALTGQIAELAGPLFPLSFIAGALVTALAAYSYIKMSNAWPSSGGIAMILQKAYGPGTIAAAASLLMALSMVINESLVARTFATYALRPFGLEQNGVLLAIAALALIVFAYLVNASGNRSVSLFSLVMSAIKIGGIALFAIATITFSGFASGAFSETARSAGPLDFVASVAFSILAFKGFTTITNSGGEVVNPHRNVGWTIMISIAICVVTYLLVAVAVGSSLTIAQIVEARDYSLAAAAKPGLGQIGFYFTVLIALTATTSGVIASVFAVSRMLTMLTEMKMIPHSHFGMSGGIRSHMLIYTVVIAGTLAVFFDLSRIASLGAFFYLVTDMLVHWGVFRHLRREIGARASVLLCALAADAIILIAFAGVKIRTDPAIVIHAAAGMLAVFIGERVFLRGKNSPGNGTA; via the coding sequence TTGGACCATACCGACGCCGATACGCACCAGGGCGGCCAAGCCGGCTATACGCCCGGATCGATTAGTTTGAGCGGTGCCGTCGCAATGGGCACGGGCGTCATGATCGGTGCGGGAATCTTCGCGCTGACAGGGCAGATCGCCGAACTGGCAGGACCGCTGTTCCCACTATCCTTCATCGCAGGCGCCCTGGTAACGGCCTTGGCGGCCTACAGCTACATCAAAATGTCGAACGCCTGGCCCTCATCAGGCGGGATCGCCATGATCTTGCAGAAGGCCTACGGTCCTGGCACCATCGCTGCAGCGGCATCGCTGCTCATGGCCTTGTCGATGGTCATCAACGAGAGCCTGGTCGCCCGAACCTTCGCCACTTATGCGCTGCGCCCCTTCGGTCTTGAACAAAACGGGGTTTTACTGGCCATAGCCGCACTTGCGCTGATCGTGTTTGCCTACCTGGTGAACGCGTCGGGCAATCGCTCGGTCAGCTTGTTCTCGCTGGTAATGTCGGCGATCAAGATCGGCGGGATTGCATTGTTCGCCATCGCCACAATTACATTCAGCGGGTTCGCCTCGGGTGCGTTTTCCGAGACCGCACGTTCAGCCGGCCCCCTCGATTTTGTTGCTTCGGTGGCTTTTTCAATACTCGCCTTCAAGGGCTTCACCACGATCACCAACAGCGGCGGCGAAGTCGTCAACCCCCATCGCAACGTCGGCTGGACCATCATGATCTCCATTGCGATCTGTGTGGTGACTTACCTCTTGGTTGCCGTTGCGGTCGGCTCGAGCCTGACGATCGCGCAAATTGTCGAGGCCCGCGACTATTCGCTTGCTGCCGCGGCCAAGCCCGGCCTGGGCCAGATTGGCTTCTACTTCACCGTTCTGATCGCCCTGACTGCAACAACCTCGGGCGTTATCGCGAGCGTCTTTGCCGTCTCACGGATGCTCACGATGCTGACCGAAATGAAGATGATCCCGCACAGCCACTTCGGCATGAGCGGGGGCATCCGCAGTCACATGCTCATCTACACTGTCGTCATTGCTGGCACCCTCGCCGTATTTTTCGACCTGTCCCGGATCGCCTCGCTCGGTGCGTTCTTCTATCTCGTCACGGATATGCTGGTCCATTGGGGCGTGTTTCGTCATCTGCGGCGTGAAATCGGCGCCAGAGCGTCTGTTCTTCTTTGCGCCCTTGCTGCCGATGCGATCATCTTGATCGCCTTTGCCGGAGTGAAAATCAGAACTGATCCCGCAATCGTGATCCACGCCGCAGCAGGCATGCTCGCCGTGTTTATCGGTGAGCGAGTGTTCCTGCGGGGAAAGAATAGTCCCGGCAATGGGACTGCTTGA
- a CDS encoding potassium channel family protein, whose amino-acid sequence MTLALLLATLLFLSSLALHLGMIRWAKRIAPPDQACSLTRTLAGQLVVLLSHLLVAGLFALGFALAASIGLGGFEKEVSMTSMDYFYFSLINVTTLGLGDIYPTGHLRVVAGVESLTGFLLISCSAQYVYKLMSKQET is encoded by the coding sequence ATGACGCTCGCCCTGCTCCTCGCCACGCTGCTGTTTCTCAGCTCGCTTGCTCTTCACCTTGGGATGATCCGCTGGGCTAAGCGTATTGCGCCACCTGACCAGGCGTGCAGTTTGACGCGCACACTGGCCGGCCAGCTCGTGGTGTTATTGAGCCATCTGTTAGTGGCCGGATTGTTCGCACTGGGTTTTGCTCTCGCTGCATCGATCGGTCTCGGCGGATTTGAGAAAGAAGTCAGCATGACCTCGATGGATTATTTTTATTTTTCGCTGATCAACGTCACAACTCTGGGTCTCGGAGATATTTATCCCACGGGGCACCTGAGGGTGGTCGCAGGCGTTGAGTCGCTAACGGGGTTTTTACTGATCAGTTGCAGCGCCCAGTATGTTTACAAGCTGATGAGCAAACAGGAGACGTAA
- a CDS encoding DUF305 domain-containing protein — MAQSHDQHKEAGAGEDYARFMAMIATSTVVMFFLMYANTYSADHIFWSETRFWMAFVMGAAMMVIMLLFMWSMHKNRTKNFIILSVAAVVFSLALWLVRSQETIDDVEYMQAMIPHHSIAIMTSERAHIRDPRTRELAKDIIIAQRREIAEMKYLIEDIQKNGVRTGKRMPRPTQTQAAVPIVNPVEENSQ, encoded by the coding sequence ATGGCCCAAAGTCACGATCAACATAAGGAAGCTGGGGCTGGTGAAGACTACGCCCGCTTCATGGCGATGATCGCGACGTCAACAGTCGTGATGTTCTTCCTGATGTATGCAAACACCTACAGCGCCGACCACATCTTCTGGAGCGAAACACGTTTTTGGATGGCGTTTGTCATGGGTGCGGCAATGATGGTGATCATGCTGCTGTTCATGTGGTCGATGCACAAAAACAGGACGAAGAACTTTATCATCCTCAGCGTTGCCGCCGTGGTGTTCTCGCTCGCCCTGTGGCTGGTCCGCAGCCAGGAGACGATCGACGACGTCGAATACATGCAGGCAATGATCCCGCACCACTCGATCGCGATCATGACCAGCGAACGCGCGCATATCCGAGATCCACGGACACGAGAGTTGGCGAAGGACATCATCATCGCGCAGCGACGTGAAATCGCCGAGATGAAGTATCTGATTGAAGACATTCAGAAGAATGGTGTGAGAACAGGCAAGCGCATGCCCCGTCCGACTCAAACGCAGGCGGCGGTGCCGATTGTCAATCCGGTAGAGGAGAATTCCCAATGA
- a CDS encoding DUF6692 family protein → MNRLATSWVLTAAFALGACNQNSAPGNDKEAKLDPALAPAQKMGAAEALSGIATGAIQPETMSDADVASLGGLAGKCTIRLTAVGFPSFLYDESQRTGVIKLNGKLIPLASVDEGVFRDGDLKVTLRAVDKDFGDDGRREAEMIIMLPQAEDELGFRGYEVCPRT, encoded by the coding sequence ATGAACCGCCTCGCAACGTCTTGGGTCCTTACCGCAGCCTTCGCTCTCGGGGCCTGCAATCAGAACTCGGCCCCCGGCAATGACAAGGAAGCTAAGCTCGATCCGGCGCTGGCGCCGGCTCAGAAGATGGGCGCTGCCGAAGCGCTGTCCGGAATTGCCACCGGAGCAATCCAGCCCGAGACAATGAGCGACGCCGACGTCGCAAGTCTGGGCGGCTTGGCGGGCAAATGTACGATCCGGCTCACTGCGGTCGGCTTCCCCTCTTTCCTCTATGACGAATCCCAGAGAACCGGCGTAATCAAACTCAATGGTAAACTGATTCCACTTGCCTCGGTGGACGAAGGTGTTTTCCGGGACGGCGACCTCAAGGTCACGCTGCGGGCTGTCGACAAAGACTTTGGAGATGATGGACGGCGCGAAGCAGAGATGATCATCATGCTGCCACAAGCAGAAGATGAACTTGGCTTTCGCGGATATGAGGTCTGTCCCAGAACCTGA
- a CDS encoding c-type cytochrome: protein MARKTAREHLPSLTFTAVLLGVLLLGGAAFVYFGIYNIAADDPHTPFVYSVLDDVRDRSIESRAADIQAPADLSSADRIARGAGLYQEMCVSCHLGPGVEPSELSQGLYPQAPKLAGQTDHSPGELFWIIKHGVKLTAMPAWGKSHSDPLIWDMVAFVGKLPGMSPAQFQETIASAPAGHDEMMEMGSDHHTEQQAIETGPRQAQDAVDHEDAEGSAPHGH from the coding sequence ATGGCACGAAAGACAGCAAGGGAGCATTTACCGAGTCTTACGTTTACGGCAGTTCTGCTCGGCGTATTGCTTCTGGGCGGAGCGGCGTTCGTATATTTCGGCATATACAATATCGCTGCCGACGATCCGCATACTCCATTTGTCTATTCGGTTCTCGATGACGTTCGGGACCGCTCCATCGAATCTCGTGCCGCCGACATCCAGGCTCCGGCTGATCTTTCGTCGGCGGATCGGATTGCGAGAGGCGCTGGCCTTTATCAGGAAATGTGTGTCAGCTGCCATCTTGGACCAGGTGTCGAGCCAAGCGAATTGAGCCAGGGCCTTTATCCCCAGGCGCCGAAATTGGCCGGCCAAACCGATCACTCCCCCGGCGAGCTCTTCTGGATTATCAAGCACGGCGTCAAGCTCACGGCTATGCCAGCCTGGGGCAAGTCCCATTCTGATCCGCTGATCTGGGATATGGTCGCCTTTGTCGGCAAGCTGCCGGGGATGTCGCCGGCTCAGTTCCAGGAGACCATCGCCAGCGCGCCGGCCGGGCACGACGAAATGATGGAGATGGGGTCGGACCACCACACAGAACAACAGGCGATAGAAACCGGCCCTCGGCAAGCGCAAGACGCAGTCGATCACGAAGACGCGGAGGGTTCGGCGCCGCATGGACATTGA
- a CDS encoding cation-translocating P-type ATPase, translating into MNTAGNSSTPSKTADWHALSPDQSLARLESRMDGLSSEEVRRRLETWGPNSLPEPTRIGPVRRFLAQFNSGLIYFLLAAALASFMLGHIIDGAVIAMVVLVNAIVGFVQEGKAEQALRAIGHLISHQAAVKREEQQTSVQVAELVPGDIVILEAGQKVPADARIVRARALSVDEALLTGESLTADKASTAVPAEAALGDRSSMVFSGTLVKTGQATAVVTATGRATEIGKISGMLQEVTELSTPLLRQINRFATRFTRVILVGAVLLFGFLIWMRQFEWSEALIMVVALAVGLIPEGLPAVITITLAIGVRRMAARHAVIRKLPAVETLGAVSVICTDKTGTLTRNEMMVRRVFAGETELQVSGSGYSPEGELSTTQGGLEDAIPAVRELARGGLLCGDARLDQGEKGWSVEGDPMEGALIAFAMKAGLDPERERGEWPRVDEIPFDASHRYMATLHRSPEGGHVVFIKGAPEAVLRMIGKPGLNEEWETRISAAAATGERLLGFAVKRVDDAEDAINPDLLTVGVEPLGLVGFIDPPREEAQDAVAECRRAGIDVKMITGDHVATALAIAKQLRLADEPKAMTGTEVERLSEEELRNAVDKVSVFARASPEHKLRIVKALQAQGHIVAMTGDGVNDAPSLKQADVGTAMGQKGSEASREAAKMVLLDDNFASIVSAVHEGRTVYDNIRKLIAWTLPTNGGESVAVLLAILVGFTLPMTATQILWINLVTDSALGLALAFEPSERGVMERRPRRSDAPLLSSFMLWRVILVSFLFAGLSLGVFFVALDMDRSLETARTMVVNMLVVAGIFYLFNVRYLHVSSFSWRGILGTKAVLISVGIVLLAQLVFTYLPVMNDIFQSRPLSIFELGSIIVAGIGMMLLLECEKLLMRRLGWFDELQGGHITPQPAAP; encoded by the coding sequence GTGAACACTGCCGGCAATTCATCGACCCCTTCGAAGACGGCCGATTGGCATGCGCTTTCCCCAGATCAAAGCCTTGCCCGTCTTGAAAGCCGGATGGATGGGCTCAGCAGCGAGGAAGTGCGGCGCAGACTTGAGACCTGGGGACCCAATAGCCTTCCTGAACCTACTAGGATTGGTCCGGTGCGCCGCTTTCTGGCGCAATTCAACAGCGGCCTGATCTATTTCCTTTTGGCCGCGGCACTCGCCTCATTCATGCTCGGGCACATCATTGATGGCGCGGTGATCGCCATGGTCGTCCTGGTCAACGCCATTGTGGGCTTCGTTCAGGAAGGCAAGGCCGAGCAGGCCCTGCGCGCCATCGGACATCTCATCTCGCACCAGGCGGCAGTCAAACGGGAAGAACAGCAAACGAGCGTTCAGGTGGCGGAACTTGTGCCCGGCGATATTGTGATACTGGAAGCCGGGCAGAAGGTGCCAGCCGACGCGCGGATCGTGCGGGCCCGCGCGCTGTCGGTGGACGAAGCCCTGCTGACCGGAGAATCGCTCACCGCGGACAAGGCCTCGACCGCGGTGCCGGCCGAGGCCGCGCTGGGTGACCGCAGCAGCATGGTCTTTTCGGGCACTCTGGTAAAGACCGGCCAGGCGACAGCGGTTGTGACCGCCACGGGCCGGGCGACCGAGATCGGAAAGATCAGCGGCATGCTGCAGGAAGTGACTGAGCTTTCTACGCCGCTGCTTCGGCAGATCAACCGCTTCGCCACCCGCTTCACCCGGGTAATACTGGTGGGAGCGGTCCTGCTTTTCGGCTTCCTGATCTGGATGCGGCAATTCGAATGGAGCGAAGCGCTGATAATGGTGGTGGCGCTTGCCGTAGGCCTGATTCCGGAGGGCCTACCGGCGGTCATTACCATCACGCTCGCCATCGGCGTGCGGCGGATGGCAGCACGCCACGCCGTGATCCGTAAGCTGCCGGCTGTGGAGACGCTTGGCGCGGTGTCGGTGATCTGCACCGACAAAACTGGAACACTCACGCGCAACGAAATGATGGTCCGCCGGGTGTTTGCTGGCGAGACGGAGCTTCAGGTCAGTGGTTCCGGCTACTCACCCGAAGGAGAGCTGAGTACCACCCAGGGCGGTCTGGAAGATGCCATCCCAGCCGTGCGGGAGCTCGCTCGTGGCGGTCTTTTGTGCGGCGATGCGCGGCTCGACCAAGGCGAGAAAGGCTGGTCGGTCGAGGGCGATCCAATGGAAGGTGCGCTTATCGCCTTCGCGATGAAGGCGGGACTTGATCCCGAACGCGAGCGCGGTGAATGGCCGCGAGTCGACGAGATCCCCTTCGACGCGTCGCATCGCTACATGGCGACGCTGCACAGATCGCCGGAGGGTGGGCATGTCGTGTTCATTAAGGGTGCTCCCGAAGCCGTGCTGCGCATGATCGGCAAGCCGGGATTGAACGAAGAATGGGAGACGCGCATTTCTGCCGCGGCGGCGACCGGCGAGCGCTTGCTCGGATTTGCAGTGAAGAGGGTGGACGATGCGGAGGACGCGATCAACCCGGATCTCCTGACGGTCGGCGTCGAACCACTCGGCCTTGTCGGCTTCATCGACCCGCCTCGCGAGGAGGCCCAGGATGCGGTGGCCGAATGTAGGCGAGCGGGAATAGACGTTAAGATGATCACGGGCGACCATGTCGCCACGGCGCTGGCGATCGCCAAGCAGCTTCGGCTCGCCGATGAGCCCAAAGCGATGACCGGCACCGAAGTGGAGCGGCTCAGCGAGGAGGAACTGCGCAATGCGGTAGACAAGGTATCGGTTTTCGCCAGGGCCAGCCCCGAGCACAAGCTGCGCATCGTCAAGGCTTTACAGGCGCAGGGCCACATTGTTGCCATGACGGGAGACGGGGTTAACGATGCTCCTTCGCTCAAACAGGCCGATGTCGGCACAGCCATGGGCCAGAAGGGCAGCGAAGCCTCAAGAGAAGCGGCTAAAATGGTGCTGCTCGACGACAATTTCGCGTCGATTGTCTCTGCGGTTCACGAGGGCCGTACGGTCTATGACAATATCCGCAAGCTGATCGCCTGGACTTTGCCGACCAATGGCGGCGAATCTGTTGCAGTGCTCCTTGCGATTCTCGTGGGTTTCACCTTGCCGATGACGGCCACGCAAATCCTGTGGATCAACCTCGTCACCGATAGCGCACTGGGCTTGGCATTGGCCTTCGAGCCATCGGAGCGCGGAGTGATGGAGCGTCGGCCGCGAAGATCCGATGCGCCGCTGCTCTCATCCTTCATGCTGTGGCGGGTGATTCTGGTTTCATTCCTCTTCGCCGGCCTCTCACTTGGCGTCTTCTTTGTGGCTCTTGATATGGATCGCAGCCTGGAAACCGCGCGAACCATGGTGGTCAACATGCTGGTAGTGGCGGGAATCTTCTACCTGTTCAACGTCCGCTATCTGCATGTAAGCTCCTTCAGCTGGCGTGGAATACTGGGCACTAAAGCGGTGCTGATATCCGTGGGCATTGTGCTCCTGGCTCAACTGGTCTTTACTTACCTACCGGTGATGAACGACATCTTTCAAAGCAGGCCGCTATCGATCTTCGAACTCGGCTCAATCATTGTCGCGGGGATCGGAATGATGCTTCTTCTGGAATGCGAGAAACTGCTGATGCGCAGGCTGGGCTGGTTCGACGAACTGCAGGGCGGACATATCACACCGCAGCCCGCCGCCCCGTAA
- a CDS encoding sodium:calcium antiporter has protein sequence MQFVLPWGQFGLCLLAIGLAGPVLTRSGQAIAQLTGMSASWVGLVMLATATSLPELFTGISAVTIADAPDIAMGDALGSCIFNLVMLALLDALSRDTPVWRRIDQGHILTASFGIILISFVGALVLIARSDLNFRIGHVSVYSPLLLVLYAVAMRAAFFYERRPERITPVQDKEEVGISLKRALIRYILSASVIGATGAWLPFVGLEIAEVMGWKTSFVGTLLVAAATSLPELIVTISALRMGMADMAIGNLLGSNLFAILVIALDDLAYTQDSFFAVVSPAHAVTAFAASIMAGLCIVGLLYRPGNRFFGFLGWISLSLLAVYLLSSYAIYLYGH, from the coding sequence ATGCAATTCGTTCTCCCTTGGGGCCAATTTGGCCTCTGTCTCCTCGCGATCGGACTGGCCGGACCGGTCCTGACTCGCAGCGGCCAGGCAATCGCGCAACTTACCGGGATGTCGGCTTCATGGGTTGGGCTGGTCATGCTGGCGACCGCGACATCCCTGCCAGAACTGTTCACTGGTATCAGCGCCGTCACCATCGCCGATGCGCCGGACATCGCGATGGGCGACGCGCTGGGAAGCTGCATCTTTAATCTGGTCATGCTAGCGCTGCTCGACGCTCTGTCACGCGATACGCCAGTCTGGCGGCGCATTGACCAGGGCCATATCCTTACCGCGAGCTTCGGGATCATTCTGATCAGCTTTGTTGGGGCGCTGGTACTGATTGCTCGTAGCGACCTCAACTTCCGGATCGGTCATGTCAGCGTATATTCTCCACTCCTCCTTGTGCTCTACGCCGTGGCGATGCGCGCAGCCTTCTTCTATGAGCGTCGTCCCGAGCGGATCACTCCAGTGCAGGACAAGGAAGAAGTAGGCATTTCGCTGAAGCGTGCACTCATCCGTTATATACTGTCAGCTTCCGTCATTGGAGCAACTGGAGCGTGGCTACCTTTCGTCGGGCTCGAAATCGCCGAAGTCATGGGATGGAAAACCAGCTTTGTCGGCACTCTGCTCGTTGCCGCAGCGACATCGCTTCCTGAACTAATCGTCACCATCAGCGCCTTGAGGATGGGAATGGCTGACATGGCGATTGGCAATTTGCTCGGCAGCAATCTCTTCGCGATACTGGTCATCGCCCTCGACGACCTAGCCTATACGCAGGACTCGTTCTTCGCCGTCGTCTCGCCGGCCCATGCGGTGACCGCCTTCGCGGCCTCAATCATGGCGGGATTGTGCATCGTCGGCCTGCTATATAGGCCCGGCAACCGATTTTTCGGGTTCCTTGGCTGGATCAGCCTGTCACTTCTCGCCGTTTATCTACTGAGTTCCTACGCCATCTACCTGTACGGGCATTGA
- a CDS encoding universal stress protein: protein MQTSRAIPLHPDVHNGSGPSRIVACIDHTGISDHILPHAFAMGEALGAPVTLLQVLEARTTQEFRPDPIEWDIRRREVRGVLKKLAVAQDEGAATYNVELVEGDCADEINRWTKGKPETLIVLGTRSRCDKAKSGLGSTARNVIEGATGPILLVPVASRYDPAPRYRRLLVPLDGSSWAESVVPLAVRIARAFDAELVLTHVVSAPELTGNSPPEPEDMELREGIVRRNTRAANAHLDRVRRYIADQGQRVRVVCVRGDDARVSLARLVQSEGADLVVLSARGQGARRVSDMPHGTVTTYLTTHSPVPMLILQAGGRYEPPEEERNGPYSREPQMV, encoded by the coding sequence ATGCAGACGTCCCGCGCCATTCCCCTTCATCCGGATGTCCATAATGGCAGCGGGCCAAGCCGGATCGTTGCCTGCATTGATCATACCGGGATTTCCGATCATATTCTTCCGCACGCCTTCGCCATGGGAGAGGCGCTCGGCGCGCCGGTCACGCTCTTGCAGGTTTTGGAGGCCCGGACGACGCAGGAGTTCCGGCCCGATCCGATAGAATGGGACATCCGCCGCCGCGAGGTGCGCGGTGTGCTAAAAAAACTGGCTGTGGCGCAAGATGAAGGTGCAGCCACCTATAATGTGGAACTGGTCGAAGGCGATTGTGCGGACGAGATCAACCGCTGGACGAAAGGAAAGCCGGAAACCCTGATCGTACTCGGTACGCGGAGTCGATGTGATAAGGCCAAATCGGGGCTCGGCAGCACGGCACGCAATGTGATCGAAGGCGCTACGGGTCCAATTCTTCTCGTTCCCGTTGCATCCAGATATGACCCGGCTCCTCGCTATCGCCGCTTGCTGGTCCCGCTCGACGGTTCATCTTGGGCAGAAAGCGTTGTCCCGCTCGCCGTCCGCATCGCTCGGGCATTTGATGCCGAACTTGTGCTAACTCATGTCGTGTCAGCACCCGAGTTAACCGGAAACAGCCCTCCCGAGCCTGAAGATATGGAACTGCGCGAGGGCATCGTGAGGCGCAACACACGGGCCGCAAACGCCCACCTTGATCGGGTCCGCAGATATATTGCCGACCAGGGCCAACGGGTTCGCGTCGTCTGCGTCCGCGGTGACGATGCACGGGTGAGTCTCGCCCGGTTGGTTCAAAGCGAGGGTGCCGATCTCGTTGTTCTGTCGGCACGTGGTCAGGGAGCACGTCGCGTTTCCGATATGCCCCATGGCACGGTAACCACTTATCTGACAACGCACTCGCCTGTCCCGATGCTCATCTTGCAAGCTGGTGGCCGTTATGAGCCACCGGAGGAGGAGCGTAATGGCCCCTATTCGCGCGAGCCGCAGATGGTATGA